A section of the Mangifera indica cultivar Alphonso chromosome 12, CATAS_Mindica_2.1, whole genome shotgun sequence genome encodes:
- the LOC123192669 gene encoding transcription repressor OFP13-like, translated as MKISSFFKNHHHQEPTRLQWPSCKNPKTLSFRGAGDDDIIKTVNSVFFDPLAHANEGVETPETWFTNSSTSARSLSSESALIEEFDGESLEMVVRGARSDRLFFEPGDTSSILEEAKTEGFPFQESVVLAMESEDPYVDFRRSMEEMVETHGLKDWEYLEELLGWYLRVNGKKNHGFIVDAFVDLLVALASNSSSSSAAVDSTSYSSAVSSFSSSSLSPLSHEIGINEINEVEKMVAMS; from the coding sequence ATGaagatttcttctttcttcaagaATCACCACCACCAAGAACCCACCAGGCTTCAATGGCCTTCATGCAAGAATCCCAAGACTCTTTCTTTCCGAGGTGCCGGAGACGACGACATTATCAAGACTGTCAACTCAGTCTTCTTTGACCCTTTGGCACATGCCAATGAAGGTGTTGAAACTCCGGAAACATGGTTCACAAACTCATCTACATCTGCGAGAAGCTTATCCTCCGAGTCGGCACTGATCGAGGAGTTTGATGGCGAGTCGTTGGAGATGGTGGTGCGTGGGGCGAGATCAGATAGGCTGTTCTTTGAGCCTGGTGACACTAGTTCGATCCTGGAAGAAGCAAAGACCGAAGGATTTCCTTTTCAAGAGAGTGTAGTTCTGGCTATGGAGTCTGAGGATCCTTATGTTGACTTCAGGAGATCAATGGAGGAAATGGTGGAGACTCATGGATTGAAAGATTGGGAATATTTGGAAGAGTTGTTGGGATGGTATTTGAGAGTGAATGGGAAGAAAAATCATGGATTTATAGTCGATGCTTTTGTTGATCTACTTGTAGCTCTTGCttctaattcttcttcttcttcggctgCTGTTGATTCAACTTCTTATTCTTCTGcggtttcttctttctcttcatcttctttatctCCTTTAAGTCATGAGATTGGGATTAATGAGATTAATGAAGTAGAAAAAATGGTGGCAATGTCTTAG